A segment of the Agrobacterium tumefaciens genome:
GCTCGCCGAGATATCCGGATTGATCGCAGCCTGGGAAGTTACCGCTGATCGCGAAAAGCAAGACGTTGTTGTTCAATGGCTGAGCCAGATGGCGGACGACACGATGCTGTTTTTCGACAACGAGGCCGGGCCCAAGAGTGCCCGCAACAATCATCGTTATTGGGCAGCGCTTGCTCTTGCTTCCATCGGCAGCCTGAGTGGGGACCAAGCCAAGATCGAGTGGGCGCGCCAGTCCTATCGCATCGGAGTCTGCCAGGTAACGGAAGACGGGACCCTGCCACTTGAAATGCAACGGGGCGCTCTCGCCCGCAATTACCATCTCTACGCATTTCGTCCATTGGCGGGCACGTATGTTGCCCTGCGAAAAATTGGCCAGCCGCTCGATGACATCTGCTCCGGATCGCTGCAGAGACTGGAAAATGCGACGTTGAATGGTATCGATGATGCCGCGTTGTTTGAGGCTGCGACGACAAAACACCAAACCGAGCCGCCACGCGAGGAGACCTATCCAAGCCATTTGCGGCTGGAAACGCTGACACGCAAACTGCGGGAAGGATGACGCGACCACCATCATCGTCGTTTACCTTGTCATGCTGTCAAGCGAGATGAGAGCGGAGCGGGCCAGCAGATATCCGCCATCCGCCGACTTCGTCAGCCAATATTTGGCCTGCCCGATATCTTTGACGACGCCGGTTGCCTGGGCATACATCAGGCCGAGCAGATATTGTGCTTCGCTGTCTCCTTGTGTGGCAGCCAGTTTTCGATAGGCCGCAGCCTTTTCAAGCGAAGGGCTGGTGCCGCGCCCCACGAAATAAGCCTCGGAAACAGCGCGAATGGCATCCATGTTACCCCTGTCGGCATAGGGCTCGAGGATTTTCAGGATAGCGTCGTGCATGGCAACAGGTACACCTGACCGGTTCAGTGCCTTGGCCAGAAAAGGAACGGCCTTTTCGTCACCGGCCCTGGCGGCTTCCGCGAACATGTCGACACCTTTCTGGATATCCGCCGGCTCGTTGCTGTTCCAAAGCGTACGGGCAATCTTGCCCTCCTCGGACACCGGACTGCTCTGCGGTGCAGTGGCGATAATGGCCTTCGCCTTTTCCCGTGCCGCCAGGCTGAAGCGCGTGTCGGACAGTTTGTTGGCCGCCGAAAGGCTTCTTTTCGGTGCAAGATCGATTGCCGAGAGCAGAAGCTGTTCGCTGCGCGCCGTCGCATCGGGATCTGTGCTTTGCATCAGCAGAGATGCGGTTTCGATATATCGCCCTGCACGACGTTCCGGCTGCAACCTGTCCAACATGGCAATTGCCTCGTTCACGTTCCGCGTCACGCCGCGCCCTTCCAGCAAGGCGAGAGAGGTTTCTTCAATGCCACGCAGATTGCCGACCAATGCAGCCCACCTGTACCACTTGTAGGCAAGTGCATCATTTTTAGGAATATCAGTGCCGAGTTGCTGCATGCGCGCCCACGCCACGACACAGCTGGATGAGCCGCGCATCGCCTCCTTCGCCAAGAGGTTCATGACCTTTCCAGCATTCGGCCCAAATGAATAATCGTTGTTGACAATCCCCTTGGCCAGAAGGCGTACGGCCTCGCGATTTCTGGGTGCCGCAGCCATCAGCAAGGAAAACCCGAGATCAGCATTGCGAAGGTCACGACGAGGATCACTCAGAGCAGCCGTGGCAATTTCCAGTTGCTTGGCAAGCGGGAGTTTTTTCGCAGCTTCAAGCGAAGGCAGCCGCACCGTCTGCGCAGGCTGTGGATTAGCCACCACTGCAGCACGTGCGGTTGGAACAGGCACATTGCTTGCTTTTCCCGCGGCCATGGCCACCGTCGCGACCGGCAAAACCGTAATCAAGGCCAATATGACAGAAGGTTTCATCGAACGATCCTTTCTCCGGCATCGGGTGCGTTCGGAGGTTGTGCTATTGGGTGATGGTGGCGGCCTTGCCCAGCCACCGTTCCGCTTCCTGCGGATCAGGCGGGACGCCATAACCAATCTGCAATGCGATGGCGTAAGGTTCGAAAGCCTTGGGGTAACCTGAGATCGCCGCCCGTGCGAGCCATCCAGTGCTATCCGCCGCCGAGAGCGGAAAACCGCTGGTGCCGGTTGCGAAGGCATCGGCAACCATGACCATGGCGGCACCGTCGCCGGTTTCGGCAGCTTTCATCATCCACACTCTGGCTTTTTCGGAATAAGCACCGTCCTCTTTCGCCATGATCGAAAGAATACGCGCCAGGGCCTGAATCGCATTGCCGGAACCACCCTTTGCGGCATCCTCAAGGGCTGGCAATGCTTCAACGATGATTGGATTGGTGGATGTTTCGGGCGCCTCGTCTCCCACCAATTGCTCTACAAGGGTCTTCAAGGCTCCATCGTCTCCGGCTCGAACCGCAGCGAGCAACCATTGTGTCGCTTTACCAGGGTCGGCATGGGGCGAGAGAAGGAACATCCGGCCGGACTCACGCATGGCCTCCACCTTGCCGGCCTCGGCAGATTTGACCATCGTGGTCAGCGCCAGTTCCGGGTTGAGAACACCGCGTTTGTTGTCGTTCAGAAGGTTGGCGAGCTGATAAAGCGTGCTTGCATCGTCCGTTTCTGAGGCGAGAGCCCGATCGACCAGTTCTCGCGTCTGCCTGGCGTAATTCGCATCGCGTGATATCGCATCGGCCAAAGCAACCTCGTCCTTCGCGCTGCACAGCGGCTGTTTCAAGGCGAGGTCAAACATGGTGCGGCGAGACTTCTGGTCACCCGCACGTTCGGCGGTCTTCAGTATAGCTCGGATGTCACCGTCATCCACGGCCTGCCCTAGCCAGATATCCGCCGTTCTGCCACCGCCTTTTTTGGCATCGACACCGAGATCGGCAAGCTGGATCATGGAAGCAGTATGCCCCAGACGCGCAGCCTCAACGAGAAGTTTGATCCCTTCGTCCGGTTGAGGCGCAAGACCTGCCGCACCCTTCAGATAAAGCTTGGCGAGGTCGTAACGAACCGAGGTGTCGCCACTCGACAGGCCATCCTTCAGAAGATCAACAGCTGCCTTCACATTTGTCTTGTCAGCATTTTCAGAAGAAAGCTGAAGTCTGGCCAAAAGAACGAGCGCCTGACCACGGGCCTGGCCTGCTGCCAATGCTTTTTCGTACCACTGGCCGGCCTCACGCGTATCGATATTGGTACCAACGCCATCGCGGTATGCCAGTGACAAAAGCACCATCGCGCGCCGGTCGCCGAGCGCGGCCGCGCGACGAATATTGCGGAAGTACATCAGTTTTCCGTCATCGCCGGCTTGCTCCGTGAGGGCCTGCTTGGCGACAGCAATCAGGCTGGGACGATTCCCCCCAGCGGCCGCTCTTTCCTGCCAACGGCGTCCAATGTCGGCGTTGCGCTCAACACCAATGCCGCAGCTATAGGCGTCTGACAGCGTTGCCATAGCCTCGCTCAAGCCGTTATTGGCGGCACGCCGCAATATTGCGATCGGATTGACGCTTTTTGAAATGTTGTGCGAGCTGTCGACCATCAACTGGTAGAGCTCAAGAGCGGCGGTATCAGACCCCAAAGCCACGGCACGTGTGAGATAATCCACGGCCTTTTCGGTATTGCGTGCCGTTCCCGTACCACTGGCATAGGCGCTGCCCAATTGCTTCAGGACATCGGTATCGACAACGGGATTGCGCGCAGCCTGTTCGAGGTAGCCAACCATGGCGGCGTAGTTCGGTTTTCCACCAAAATCCCCATGCGAAATCTGCGCGAGAAGCTCGAAGGCTCTGACATTGCCACGCTCGGCTTCCTGTTTCAGCGCCTGTGTCGCCTTTGGCAGTGCATCCTTGAGATCGAGATTCGCCAGCAGCAGACGGGCGAGCGAAATACGGCTACCCGCGTGTCCCCTTGCAGCGGCCGTTTCCAACAATTCCACCGCCTTGTTGCGGTCCACAGGCACACCATCGCCAATCATGTAGCGTTGCGACAGGCGTTCAACCGCGACGAAATTCCCCGCTTTTGCTGCGGCCATCAACCATTTTGCGGAAAGCTGCGGATTGAAGAGACCGAATTCTTCATTGGCATAGATGCCGGAAAACAGGGTGAGAACGTCGCACTCACCGGCACCAAGCGACTGACTAAGCTTGTCGATCGCCTGATTGAAAAGCAGTTGCGGCGCCTCTTCCGAGGGCGCCAATTCCGGATTGTTTCGATAAAGTCTGGCAAGCAGCAAGGCTGCATCCGGGTCACCGTTCTGAGCGCCCATCTTGAGGTATTTTTCACCCTTCAGCTTGTCCTGCGGCACCACTTCACCCGTGGCGTAAAGGCGTCCCAGAAAGGTCGCGCCTTCCATAAAGCCACGCGCTATCGCCTCGTCCTGCAGCGCCAGACCACGGCCGAGATCAGGCGACCCGGATGTCGCATCGAACATCAGACGACCCAAAGTGTGCGAAGCGCGGCCCGCCAGTTCATAATTGGCGTTTTTCAGATATTCGAGCATGCGGCGTGCAAGTACCTTGTCGCGTGGCGCGTTACCGGTCCCACCAATGTAGGCCTGCGCGTCCAGCAACATGTCGTCAAGATTGCTCTTTACCGGCCCACCGTCCCATTTGCTCCAGTCGTAGGAAAGGTTGCGCTGCTGCGCTCTGACCTTGCAGATCGGCGCGTAATCAAAATCGGGGCTTGGCATGAGCCCATCCTGCAACGGCAAGGCCACCTGCGCCTGCGCGGGCTGCGCGGCAAAAACGGCCGCAGCAATCAACAGCCCCGCGCTGAGCACTTTCTTTCGGTGCCGGCTGAACAGGAACGCTTTTCCGATTTTGAATATTGCCATGGACCTGACCCCTCTCATCTTCCGACCTTCGTTCAGGCTTTCGCCGCAACGGATGTGAGAACGATATCGTTCGGCCCGCTGCCCAGAACAAAGATGGACGTAACGGAACGACGTTTCAGCGTTGTCTTTTCGAACGTTTTGGCAATCGCCCCGGCAATCTCGACATTCAAATCGATGGCAACGGCGTTAACCTCCAGCGAGATACCGCTCATCGGTGACACGGCCTTGATAACGGGCGAGCGTTTGGCGAGCGCGGTCAGCGAAACCGGTGCGTCAGTCAGATTGTAAAGCGCAAGTGCGCACTTCGCCGGATCGGCCGTAAAGGCATCGGCAACCACCACCGGCTCTTTTCCAGCAGCACCAGAAAGGATGGTCAGGTATTGCCCTTGCCCGACCGGAAGCGCCATGGATTGTCCTTTGACCAGCAGGGTGTAGTCTCCAGGCGCGCGTGCGACATAGTCGGAGACGCCGCTTGCGGAAACTTTGAAAGGCTTCTCGCCGATGGTTGCCGTGGCGGCGGCCGCGGGATCGGACGCAGCGATACGCACAAAGCTCCAGTCTTTCGGAATATCCGCGTCATAAATGCCGGCATCGTCGCCGGCAGCAAAGGCAGACGGGCTGACTGCGAACGTGCCGGAAACGGCAGCAACCAGATGAATGAAACGGCGGCGATCCGCGTTGAAAACAATCTCATCCGAAAACATCTTCTTCAGCCCTGCTTTTTGACAAATTGGTCGGGAACGCGGCAAAGACGGGCTGTCACCGTGACATCGCCGAAATTCCCGTTGACGGAAACGCCGGTAATGGGTGTCGGAAACTCGTCATTCAGCATCAGGTAAAACGTGCCGTCATCGACAAAGCGGGGAAAACCGCCAAGTGTGAGAGTGTCTTCATCGCCATCGCGATACCGCACCGTCACCGTCATCTGGTTCAAACCGGCCTGCGACGCAGCGAACTCCAGATAGGCGTCTCCGTAGTGGTCTGCCTTCAGGTCTTCCGCACCAAGCAGCACGGTTTCGCCGGCGATCTTCTTCGGCCGCGAACTCTCGATGGTGTCCTTGCCTTCGCAGGAACCGTAAACTGCCGCCAGCAATTGCCGTGATGCCTGAAACATCGTCTGATCCACGGCGTAGTAGGACGGAGCTTCCCACACGATCAACGGCGTGGGCTTTTCATGAAAGCTTTTAGAAAACAGCAACGTCGCGAGAGACGAGATGAACTGCGCGCCGTTTTCAGCGTAGTTGGTGAAATCCAATCCCGTTTCCTGCGCCAGAAACCCCGCGAAATTGAATTCAGGTGTTGCGCTGAAGGAGGAGCCGACAAGCGCCACCGGTTCGGAAGTTTCAGCAGCATTGCCCAGGAGATCGCTGGCATCATCAGCGGATCGGGTCGTCTGCCAGACTGTTTCCTTCTCGGGCTCGACAGCATTGCCACACAGGGCCTGAATCTCATGGCCCATCGGCGCGATATAATCGAGACTGCCGATTGCTTTGGTCTCGAAATTGTATGTCGAGAGCGACGGATATTCCGGCAGCTTTTTTATCGTTTCGGCAGCGGCGATAGCGGCCAGATGCGCACCTGTTGACGTCCAGTGATGGTCGCGCGCAAAAAAGAAATTACCGCGGGCCTGATGATCGTCGATTGCCTTGAGAACATCGACAGTGGTTATGCCGTGTTTTTGCAGTTGCGCGACATAATGCCGAAACTCCTGCTCCGCAACAGGGGCATTATAGCGGGACTGGATCTCATCACTGTCATCAAGTTTGGATTGTTGTACGATACCGCGGGATGGAAGCGGCAGGAAAACGAGTTCCGTTCCCTTGACGCGCAAGGCATCGGAAATGGCGCGCAGAGAGACCATCGTTTCCGACGTTCTGACGAAGAACTCCTCGAAATCCGTATTGGTGCGGAAAAATACGCCATCGCGGCCTTCGGCCAGATTGAACGCGGTTTTCTTGTTACCGATGTCAGGGCAAACCATGCCAGCAAAGGCAGGTGTTGCGGTGACGACAAATAGCGCACTCGCAAAACCCAGGATCGCGAGGCTCATCTCACCCATGTCGTGACGATCATGGAA
Coding sequences within it:
- a CDS encoding sel1 repeat family protein — protein: MKPSVILALITVLPVATVAMAAGKASNVPVPTARAAVVANPQPAQTVRLPSLEAAKKLPLAKQLEIATAALSDPRRDLRNADLGFSLLMAAAPRNREAVRLLAKGIVNNDYSFGPNAGKVMNLLAKEAMRGSSSCVVAWARMQQLGTDIPKNDALAYKWYRWAALVGNLRGIEETSLALLEGRGVTRNVNEAIAMLDRLQPERRAGRYIETASLLMQSTDPDATARSEQLLLSAIDLAPKRSLSAANKLSDTRFSLAAREKAKAIIATAPQSSPVSEEGKIARTLWNSNEPADIQKGVDMFAEAARAGDEKAVPFLAKALNRSGVPVAMHDAILKILEPYADRGNMDAIRAVSEAYFVGRGTSPSLEKAAAYRKLAATQGDSEAQYLLGLMYAQATGVVKDIGQAKYWLTKSADGGYLLARSALISLDSMTR
- a CDS encoding sel1 repeat family protein; this encodes MAIFKIGKAFLFSRHRKKVLSAGLLIAAAVFAAQPAQAQVALPLQDGLMPSPDFDYAPICKVRAQQRNLSYDWSKWDGGPVKSNLDDMLLDAQAYIGGTGNAPRDKVLARRMLEYLKNANYELAGRASHTLGRLMFDATSGSPDLGRGLALQDEAIARGFMEGATFLGRLYATGEVVPQDKLKGEKYLKMGAQNGDPDAALLLARLYRNNPELAPSEEAPQLLFNQAIDKLSQSLGAGECDVLTLFSGIYANEEFGLFNPQLSAKWLMAAAKAGNFVAVERLSQRYMIGDGVPVDRNKAVELLETAAARGHAGSRISLARLLLANLDLKDALPKATQALKQEAERGNVRAFELLAQISHGDFGGKPNYAAMVGYLEQAARNPVVDTDVLKQLGSAYASGTGTARNTEKAVDYLTRAVALGSDTAALELYQLMVDSSHNISKSVNPIAILRRAANNGLSEAMATLSDAYSCGIGVERNADIGRRWQERAAAGGNRPSLIAVAKQALTEQAGDDGKLMYFRNIRRAAALGDRRAMVLLSLAYRDGVGTNIDTREAGQWYEKALAAGQARGQALVLLARLQLSSENADKTNVKAAVDLLKDGLSSGDTSVRYDLAKLYLKGAAGLAPQPDEGIKLLVEAARLGHTASMIQLADLGVDAKKGGGRTADIWLGQAVDDGDIRAILKTAERAGDQKSRRTMFDLALKQPLCSAKDEVALADAISRDANYARQTRELVDRALASETDDASTLYQLANLLNDNKRGVLNPELALTTMVKSAEAGKVEAMRESGRMFLLSPHADPGKATQWLLAAVRAGDDGALKTLVEQLVGDEAPETSTNPIIVEALPALEDAAKGGSGNAIQALARILSIMAKEDGAYSEKARVWMMKAAETGDGAAMVMVADAFATGTSGFPLSAADSTGWLARAAISGYPKAFEPYAIALQIGYGVPPDPQEAERWLGKAATITQ